The window TACCACACTTTTAGAAAAAGATTTGCTATTCAGTTCGATCGTTTGCATACCAATATCATAGTATTTATTAATATTATAGGTTCCTATATTTGAACCTTCAATTCTAATAGTATAATGTCCTCCTTCTTTAAAAGCAAAAAACGAGGAATTAGTTAATTTATAATTTGCACTACCGTATTTAGTGTATACCGAATTACTATACTCTATATCTTTATCATTACATATTATCGATATATCAGCATTTAAGATTCCAGTAACCTTATATCCCCATACTCCACTTTCCTGCGCTGTAAATTGATAATAATCAACATCACCCTGATAGTCAATCGCCCCATCAATAGATGTAACCGTACTACCTACATCTATCTCCTCCATGTGGTCACTATTATTGTCATCTACATATCTTGTTACTGAAAAAGTATAATCGTTGGCACTGTCTGGATATGAATGCCATAGGCCATCTATAAATAAGTAATACGTTTGGCCTCTTTCTATTTTTATGTCGTATACACTATCTTTACCGCCATCAGCCGACATAAATGCTATAACATTACCATTACTATCTTCAATAGATGCATATAAATATGAATTAGTGCTTTTTATTGAGAAATTCCATCACCGGTAATTCTATGCACATCTGTATCTCCTTCATAGTCTAATGTACTAGTGTGAACTGGTTATTATAGTTAATATCTAAATACCTAGAATCTGTTTTTGTGTTCGGTGCATCATCAGGTACACCACCACCTCCTCCTCCATTATCATCACAAATCGTTCCTATATCTAAACACATAGTCGATATTGGTTCCTCTAAATAGTCAATTTCTTGCGCACTAGCATTAACACTAAACATAGAAACTAAAATCAGTGTAATCAATACTACTATTTTCTTCATTGTATCATCCCTTTCCATATTTTAGTATATTTTACCAAAAAAAAAATATAAAAAGAATGTCAAATAATGTAGAAAGAGAATATCGAATCAAAAGTTTAATCTAATATATTTAATTCTAACAAAGGCAAGAAAAGAGAAGCACTAAATATACTTCTCTTCACGTAAACTAATATAGCCTTGTGAGCCAACGACTAAGTGATCGAGCACTTCTATTCCCATTAAATCTCCTACATCGATCAAGCGTTGTGTGACCCGAATGTCTTCTTTACTCGGTGTAGGGTCCCCCGATGGATGGTTATGTGCAACAATGATCGAAGCACAACCATGGCGCAGAGCCTCTTTAAAGACCTCGCGCGGGCTACATATAGCAGTTAGGCATACAATAAACAAATAAAAATCTATTTATTACTTATCACAATTATTATTGAGTTTCTTTAATTCTATAATAATAATGGTCAGTAATAAAATTATAATAGAAAAAAGTAAACATAATAGTACATTATTAAAAGTAATTAAATCTCTAACCATCGTATATAATGGGTCGGATGCATCACTGTTCGTACCCACTAAACTTAGAAATATTGATGTTCCGAAGTATAACGAGAAAAACATTATAATCAAAATAAAAATAAACGTTATAATTTTCATAACAAGCCCCCTTCACATATAGTATAATTTAGTTGAAATTAAATTGAATATCATTTTTTCTTGATAAATCAGCTGATATTGTAGGTGTTATCTTTACTCCTAAAAAAGCCTGTTGTTTATCAAAGTATGCCCTTAAAGTAAAACCATCAAATGTTATATTCCAATCTTCATATGTATGTCTATAGTCACCCCAAATTGTTGTTGATTTCAAAGCTGCATATGAATTAGTTTCAATTAAATTAAAATCACTATTTAATGTATACGTAACTTCTACTATAGAAATACCCTCCTGAATACTATCATGTCCTGGAATACGTGGAGCAGTGGGTCCTTCAGTAGTTCCCCAATATGATTGGTATACTTTTTCTATATCCCACGAAAGTAAACCATTAATACGATCTATTTTTATTACATCTTTATTTTCTGAGTAAGTCAAGGTTTCGGGAACATAAATATAAGAAAATGTTGAATCTAGATACCCATATTGATTAGTTGGAATATAACGAACTACAGTCTCAGCTTGAATGCTATTTAGATCTGGTTCTAACCATGCACTATTATATCCAATTCCACTAAAATCTTTAACACTGTGTTCAGGAGACCCTGTCCATGTTAATTCATTCCTTACACTAAGTCCTGTAGTTGATTGAGGATTTAAAGAAACAGTTGTAACCAGTTTTGTTAAACTTCTAGTTGTTTGTGCAGCTCCTTGACATGTTTCAAAATGTAGCTTACAAGTTACAACAGTAGTATTAGTAATTTCTTCCCATTTTGCATACAAATTAATGTCGCTGCTAGGCATAGTCGAAAAAGAGTATTCCTGTGTTAAATTAGAATCTTTATACCATCCTTCAAAATTATAACCATAACGAGTTGGACTATCTGGTTCTTGAAACGTTGTTCCGTACCCTTGGGTAATTGATTGTACGTCTGTCCCTCCATTACTATCAAAGGTAATAGTCGGTTCACCCCCACCTGGAGCTATAGGAGTATCACAAACAAATTCTAAACATGACGAGGTTAGACTATTTATTTCGCTATGGTTTAGATTCGTATCATTTAAATCATTCTCATACGTGTCAAAATTACTTGTTTCATCATGCTTTTTTATTTTTTCTAGTTTTTTAGCTTTTACTTCTTTAACTTTCTTACCATACTCGTCTTTATTTAATTTCCTTTGCTCTTTAATTTTTCCATTTTCATAAACAGTCTCATAGTAAGACACTTCTTCATAAACAATTGTTTCATCAGTCTTAACCTTGGTCTTATCTTTTGCCTGAACAGTTGTCTGACTACAAATAAACGCTACAAATACAAATAATACAGTTACTAAAAGAAACATTTTCTTCATTATATCATCCCTTTCCATAATTTAGTATATTTTACCAAAAAAAGGAATGTCATATATTGTGGAAAGAGGATAATGAATCAAAAGTTTAATCTCTAATAGATTAAGTTATGACAAAATCAAAAAAGAGAAGCACTAAATATACTTCTCTTCTCGTAAACTAATATAACCCTGTGAGCCTACTACTAAATGATCGAGAACCTCGATTCCCATCAGATCACCGACATCAATCAACCGTTGTGTAACCCGTATGTCTTCTTTACTCGGTGTAGGGTCCCCCGATGGATGGTTATGTGCAACAATGATCGAAGCACAACCATGGCGCAGAGCCTCTTTAAAGACCTCGCGCGGGCTACATATAGCCCTGTTTAAAGACCCGATGAAAATCGTTTTCTTAGCGAGTACTTTATTTTTAGTATCCAAATAAATGCCAATAAAATGTTCTTGTTCGAGGTTTTTCACTTCATCCATTAGAAATTTAGCACAATCACTTGGAGACTTGATTTGGAGCCCACGTTCTAGTTCGGTTGCATTAATGCGATATCCGATTTCAATGGCAGCTAATATTTGTATTGCTTTTGCACGACCAATCCCTTTTATTTCAGTTAATTGGTCAATAGTACATATTTTAAGCTTATCTAATGTCTTAAATTTTTTTAGTATTTCATAAGCTAAGTTAAGTGCTGAGTACTCTTTTGTACCGGTTCGTATCAGGATTGCTAATAAATCTTGATTATTAAGTTGTTTAGGACCTTTTAGTTCAAATTTCTCTCGTGGTCGTTCATTTAGTGGCATGTCTCTAACTAAATCGTAGTGGATCATAGTACCTCCTAAGTTGATGTTTCGTCTAGATTTTCGGTTGAATAAGTTTAAAATTCTTATTAATATTACGATTTATTACAGTTCGTAGAGTCTGCTGTTTATAATATAGTTTTTTTATAATTATTAGATTATTAGATACCTTACATTTATATATACGGTATTATAGTATAAATTACTCTTAAGAACTAAATTTATTTTAAAACACATGGTAGATTGAGGGTTTATTATTAAGGCGTTCATAATACAATTAAAAGGGCTACAAACGTTGACAGTAGTGACAGCTAGTTAGTTGACGATAAAAGACTAATTCCTTATAAAAGGATGGTCCGTCAAATAAATCATGCTCCCCACTGTAAACGTCAAGCCCTTAGGGTTTTATTATAATATAAACTGAATAAACCATATGTAAAGTTAGATAACTAATTTTAACTGTTATAGTATTTAACAACCCAATGAATATAATCTTTCTTGTTCTTACAATTATACGATTATATCTATCAATATAATTCCTTTTCTAGATTGTTTTCTTCATCAATAAGATCAATTGAATGCAACAAAACTCACTAAGTTAATGTTTCGACTAGATTTCGATATGTGTAAAGTTTAAACTCCCCACTCTTATTTTGATTAATATTACTATTCAATCCATTTAAACTTGAATAAAAAGGCATTCTAGGTTCAGTTATAGAATTTATATAGTCTTCACTAAACATAACGGATTGGTTATTTAATAAGGACAAGTAATAGTTAATACTTTTATACCAAAAAGTATATTCAGATGAATTCGAATCTAAGAAACTAAGTAATGAAAACAATGACTTAGCTTTTATGACAGCATTCAGATTATGACTTTCTAAATACTCTTTTTTCATGACTAAATCCTCTTCACTCGTTGAAATACCAACATATATATTATACGTTGTACTTTCATTCACAATTAATGCGAATGTATCTAAAGAATAAAGTTCACTAAGTGCTATATTAGCAGGAATTTCTTGCTCATAGCTCCCCACCTGAAGTAAATAGACTGTATCACTTGTTGATGCCCCTGTAGGCATGGTGTTACTTGGCTCAAGTTTATTCCCTAAAAACAGTCCAAATGAAATTCCAATAGTAATCGCCATTAAAAAATTTAAGAATAACCTAGCATCAGAGCGCATTTTATCACCTCATCTATAATAATACTTGGTGACAGGTAGCTCGAGATGGTCTAAGATAATAAGAATGATCTATACGGTTCGTTTTAAGTAATGTAAAACTTGTGCTGTAAAATATAATGAACCAGTAATAAGCAGCAATTCATTATCACCCTGTGTGTTTACAACACCATCAATTGCCTGCTTAAAATCTTCTTCATATGTAATATGTTTTTTGTTCGTTTGATTATATAGGTCGTAAGCATCTGCTGCCCTGTAAAACGAAAAGCTTGTTAACACTAACTGTTTTGTTATTTCTTGAAGTTTTATAATCATTTTAGAAGTGTCCTTGTCTTTTAAGGCAGCAAAGATACAAGTGATCTTATACCCTCGTTTAATATACTGATTCATCACCGCACATAATGTTTCAATTCCATTAATATTATGAGAACCATCAACCATAATAAAAGGTTTCTTACTAATCACATCTAGTCTACCATGCCATTTTGCTTTTTTTAACCCACTATAAATATATTCAGGAGACAGAGACATATTGCGCTCTTTAAGTAAAAACTCATATAAGTTGAGTGCAAGCACTACATTGTAGACCTGGTGTTCCCCAAGCATTGGGATCGTAAACCCTTGTTCAAAGTCTTTATATTTAAACTGTGTATGGTCTTCGTTAAATTGAATATTATGTATACAGTCTAAATTTAGTTTTACTAGTGTAGCACCTACTTGTACTGAATAATCACTAAACACATTCATGACTTCGTCATCTTTTGCTGTCGTATAAACAGTCTTTCCTTTCTTAGCAATACCTATTTTCTCATAAGCAATTTCCCCTAACGTATTTCCCAGGACATTCATGTGATCATATCCAACATTAGTAATTCCAATCACAATCGGCTCAATTACATTTGTGCCGTCGTATCGTCCTCCTAATCCCACTTCATAAATGACATAGTCAACATTATGATCTTTAAAGTATAAAAATGATAGTAAAGTTATAATTTCATATTCCGTCATGAAGTCATCTGTCTCTTGATTCGCACGTTCTACGACATCACAGATTTCATTGCCATACTTTATGAGGTCGTCATCACTAATATATACACCATTAATTGCGATTCTCTCATTAAATACTTCAATATACGGTGAAATAAATGTCCCTACTTTAAAACCCGTACTCTCAAGCAGGTGTCGTAGATAGTTTAGTGTAGACCCTTTACCATTGGTTCCGCCAATATGAATGGTTTTTAATTTATCTTGAGGATTGTTAAGTAGTTTACATGCATATTTTATTCGGTTTAAATTTAATTTCATACCAAATTTACGTTGATTTTCTAACCAACTATGAAACTGATCGATTGTTTTAAACATGTTTTTCCCTTCCTTATCCTTAGCTTAACTTTAATTAGTTAACGGTTTTAGATAATAATACCATTTTTTAACCTTATTTTAAAATACTATTCTCTAATTTCTTAAACGGTTACTTTAAGAACATAAAAAAACCGGGAAACCCGGTCAGTTAATCATTATTAAATTCCGTACAAATATCTTTAAGTTTACATTCATCACAATTCGGTTTTCTAGCTGTACAGTGATAGCGTCCAAAAAAAGATCATTTGGTGATGTAAGGCGCACCACTTTTCTT of the Haloplasma contractile SSD-17B genome contains:
- the radC gene encoding RadC family protein, encoding MIHYDLVRDMPLNERPREKFELKGPKQLNNQDLLAILIRTGTKEYSALNLAYEILKKFKTLDKLKICTIDQLTEIKGIGRAKAIQILAAIEIGYRINATELERGLQIKSPSDCAKFLMDEVKNLEQEHFIGIYLDTKNKVLAKKTIFIGSLNRAICSPREVFKEALRHGCASIIVAHNHPSGDPTPSKEDIRVTQRLIDVGDLMGIEVLDHLVVGSQGYISLREEKYI
- a CDS encoding InlB B-repeat-containing protein yields the protein MKKMFLLVTVLFVFVAFICSQTTVQAKDKTKVKTDETIVYEEVSYYETVYENGKIKEQRKLNKDEYGKKVKEVKAKKLEKIKKHDETSNFDTYENDLNDTNLNHSEINSLTSSCLEFVCDTPIAPGGGEPTITFDSNGGTDVQSITQGYGTTFQEPDSPTRYGYNFEGWYKDSNLTQEYSFSTMPSSDINLYAKWEEITNTTVVTCKLHFETCQGAAQTTRSLTKLVTTVSLNPQSTTGLSVRNELTWTGSPEHSVKDFSGIGYNSAWLEPDLNSIQAETVVRYIPTNQYGYLDSTFSYIYVPETLTYSENKDVIKIDRINGLLSWDIEKVYQSYWGTTEGPTAPRIPGHDSIQEGISIVEVTYTLNSDFNLIETNSYAALKSTTIWGDYRHTYEDWNITFDGFTLRAYFDKQQAFLGVKITPTISADLSRKNDIQFNFN
- a CDS encoding bifunctional folylpolyglutamate synthase/dihydrofolate synthase, with amino-acid sequence MFKTIDQFHSWLENQRKFGMKLNLNRIKYACKLLNNPQDKLKTIHIGGTNGKGSTLNYLRHLLESTGFKVGTFISPYIEVFNERIAINGVYISDDDLIKYGNEICDVVERANQETDDFMTEYEIITLLSFLYFKDHNVDYVIYEVGLGGRYDGTNVIEPIVIGITNVGYDHMNVLGNTLGEIAYEKIGIAKKGKTVYTTAKDDEVMNVFSDYSVQVGATLVKLNLDCIHNIQFNEDHTQFKYKDFEQGFTIPMLGEHQVYNVVLALNLYEFLLKERNMSLSPEYIYSGLKKAKWHGRLDVISKKPFIMVDGSHNINGIETLCAVMNQYIKRGYKITCIFAALKDKDTSKMIIKLQEITKQLVLTSFSFYRAADAYDLYNQTNKKHITYEEDFKQAIDGVVNTQGDNELLLITGSLYFTAQVLHYLKRTV